The Chryseobacterium suipulveris genome window below encodes:
- a CDS encoding DUF6088 family protein, with the protein MIQNTHNQIENKIRKSSKGKIYFAEDFQKFGSAENIRQILRRLEEQGKLQRLAHGIYLVPKVDKLLGVIYPSIEEIAKEIAKRDKARIAPTGIMAMYLLGLSTQIPLHAVYLTDGAQREIKIGKSIIKFKKTAPRNLAVKDDLLQLIIQAYKITGEKNISDDFEEKLTVYIKKLDEKVLLSQLKYAPVWIQKRIKNIYQS; encoded by the coding sequence GTGATACAAAACACTCATAATCAAATAGAAAATAAGATAAGAAAATCTTCAAAGGGAAAAATATATTTCGCAGAAGATTTTCAAAAATTTGGTTCTGCTGAAAATATTCGGCAGATTCTTCGTCGTTTGGAGGAGCAGGGAAAATTGCAACGTTTGGCGCACGGAATTTATTTGGTTCCGAAGGTGGACAAACTTTTGGGAGTAATATATCCAAGTATTGAAGAAATTGCCAAAGAAATCGCCAAAAGAGATAAGGCCAGAATTGCACCTACAGGAATTATGGCGATGTACTTATTGGGACTTTCTACCCAAATTCCGCTTCACGCAGTTTATCTTACAGACGGTGCTCAAAGAGAGATAAAGATCGGTAAAAGTATCATAAAATTCAAAAAAACAGCGCCAAGGAATTTGGCAGTTAAGGATGATTTACTTCAACTTATTATTCAGGCATACAAAATTACGGGTGAAAAAAATATTTCGGACGATTTTGAAGAAAAACTCACTGTTTATATTAAGAAATTAGATGAAAAAGTCCTGCTTTCTCAATTAAAATACGCACCCGTTTGGATTCAAAAAAGAATAAAGAATATATATCAATCATAA
- a CDS encoding tetratricopeptide repeat protein: MTEKQAEKIKLKIKKIKSELSADKRRWGGFYDDSRGLRYLPPQYYIKLQDWSGGLRYLNWFHKNFPDDAGFPDFLFELAIILLKSGKIKQAEQMIFRSFCSNTYILDKFFDKALIPIEKYENSNIDIPEYLVDFKYRSNNANLSDFSCWLEEFVNSEKFKNGSQKFIEIQKLLKKEEDRELRGILLNQLRELKKEF; the protein is encoded by the coding sequence ATGACAGAAAAACAAGCAGAAAAAATAAAGCTAAAAATTAAAAAAATAAAATCAGAATTGTCGGCAGACAAAAGAAGATGGGGAGGTTTCTATGATGACAGTCGTGGTCTTCGGTATTTGCCGCCACAATATTATATTAAGCTTCAGGATTGGTCAGGCGGTCTTAGATATTTGAACTGGTTCCACAAGAATTTTCCGGATGATGCTGGTTTTCCTGATTTCCTGTTTGAACTGGCAATCATTCTCTTAAAATCTGGAAAAATCAAACAAGCAGAACAAATGATTTTTAGATCATTTTGCTCCAACACTTACATTCTTGATAAGTTTTTTGATAAAGCACTCATTCCCATTGAAAAATATGAAAACTCAAATATTGATATACCGGAGTACTTGGTAGATTTCAAGTATAGAAGTAATAATGCAAATCTTTCTGATTTTTCCTGTTGGTTGGAAGAATTTGTAAATTCGGAAAAATTCAAGAATGGAAGTCAAAAATTTATCGAGATTCAGAAATTGCTTAAAAAAGAGGAGGATAGGGAACTTCGAGGTATTTTGTTAAACCAATTACGGGAACTCAAAAAAGAATTTTAG
- a CDS encoding McrC family protein — MISDINRITVFEHEKIFVHSGANRLPKNVHLQLEKYYGSYSPFFSLIRDGVQFNEYVGVLQVGKYSIEVLPKADKDGEEEWRAILIGMIQTIWGFEVKQSGSSTLSVRKNSILDLYFELFVNELERLLQKGLIKKYVHTEGNIRALKGQIHFAKNISHNLSHQERFYTKHTHYSNDHLILKILYKGLKLISKLNSNVALQSRIGSLFLNFPELDDIKVTEITFERIRFDRKNADYKTAVKIAQLLLLNWHPDISKGRNDVIALMFNMNVLWEQFVFITLKRRLKNCSVSAQKSRKFWKPSDGYYSKMQADIIIKNKVTEEVAILDTKWKNLGDFNPSPNDLRQMYVYHRYYNGSKTGLIYPGHSTTIKSGNYVSSQEEDLMSEKNCSLIFIEPIQKVTDWQNKIHSTVDAFLNCP; from the coding sequence TTGATTAGCGATATCAATAGAATAACGGTTTTTGAACATGAGAAAATTTTCGTTCATTCAGGTGCAAACCGATTGCCGAAAAATGTTCATTTGCAGTTAGAGAAATATTACGGAAGCTATAGCCCGTTCTTTTCTCTGATCAGGGATGGTGTGCAGTTTAATGAATATGTTGGTGTTTTGCAGGTCGGAAAATATTCAATTGAAGTTTTACCTAAAGCTGATAAAGACGGTGAAGAAGAATGGAGAGCAATTCTGATCGGAATGATTCAAACCATTTGGGGATTTGAAGTAAAACAAAGCGGTAGCTCAACATTGTCAGTAAGAAAAAATTCTATTTTGGATTTGTATTTTGAATTGTTCGTAAATGAGCTTGAAAGACTGTTGCAAAAAGGATTGATAAAAAAATATGTCCATACTGAAGGCAATATTAGAGCGTTAAAAGGTCAGATTCATTTTGCGAAAAATATCAGTCATAATCTTTCACATCAAGAAAGGTTTTACACTAAACATACTCATTACAGTAATGACCACCTTATCCTAAAAATTCTGTATAAGGGATTAAAACTTATTTCTAAACTCAATTCGAATGTGGCTTTGCAAAGTAGAATTGGTTCATTATTTCTGAATTTTCCTGAGTTGGATGATATAAAGGTTACTGAAATTACATTCGAGAGAATTAGATTCGACAGAAAAAATGCAGATTATAAAACTGCTGTAAAAATAGCTCAGCTTCTCCTGTTGAATTGGCATCCGGATATAAGCAAAGGCAGAAATGATGTAATAGCCCTAATGTTTAATATGAATGTGCTTTGGGAGCAATTCGTTTTTATTACATTAAAAAGAAGATTAAAAAACTGTTCTGTCTCAGCCCAAAAATCACGAAAATTCTGGAAACCATCAGATGGATATTACAGTAAAATGCAGGCGGACATAATAATTAAGAATAAAGTGACGGAAGAGGTGGCAATTTTAGATACGAAATGGAAGAATTTAGGCGATTTCAATCCTTCCCCAAATGATTTAAGACAAATGTATGTTTACCACCGCTACTACAATGGATCGAAAACTGGTTTGATTTATCCAGGACATTCTACAACAATCAAAAGTGGCAATTATGTCAGCAGTCAAGAGGAAGATTTAATGTCAGAAAAGAACTGTAGTTTAATATTTATTGAACCAATTCAGAAAGTTACTGATTGGCAAAACAAAATTCACTCAACGGTAGATGCTTTTTTGAATTGTCCGTAA
- a CDS encoding McrB family protein — MSKYKDLQLQFFNYLKSKNEADPNFTFSVRQKATKGAELNYFIGTEKSKYFSTTFWFIPVAYPGSSGDLINLVIDMRPKKIEFYVQFNQTKKPHDKQNEYALELIRSIKAEVKDTFPLVYIGPDTNKMEFFGVYSGAKYSEFDEFKDDMSATLEKIFPIVESAIDKMKEKYPDFVARRFTLHEQEQMIKKMYERFEKYKPLEKLEEDLEEEEDVKPEEIEEGIIEKQPLNQILFGPPGTGKTYNSINKAIQIISPDFDFSQERRAVKQEYDRLVKEGKIVFTTFHQSMSYEDFIEGIKPEIEEDEDGKRSIVYEIQDGIFKKLAQKAAEAKPDSGAQTAEYGFDDAWAELISETTAMLSKDKVLVLPIQTAGMGMKMLDVTANGNLKVQPSKSNSRDYTVSYNRVKKLYLALPDLSAVKNIDKEFRGAIGGSNSTAYWAVLNYINNKLKNNQSNQSASVESVPLFVLIIDEINRGNVSQIFGELITLIEEDKRAGNTEALQVTLPYSKSKFGVPGNLYIIGTMNTADRSVEALDTALRRRFSFEEMPPKYDLAGLQDVVHGFELYRIMHTINNRIEKLIDRDHSIGHAYFLNKNEETLLESFYKNIIPLLQEYFFGDYGKIGLILGQGFVRSDKEVSEFADFDYADFQNYAEKESFEIVDYRINPDYEIMWKGNRVIMDFEKAIKLLMKQDID, encoded by the coding sequence ATGAGCAAATACAAAGACCTTCAGCTACAGTTTTTTAATTATCTGAAAAGTAAAAATGAAGCAGATCCAAATTTCACCTTTTCAGTCAGACAGAAAGCAACTAAAGGAGCGGAGCTGAACTATTTCATTGGTACCGAAAAATCAAAATATTTTTCCACTACTTTTTGGTTTATTCCTGTTGCATATCCCGGTTCTTCGGGTGATCTCATCAATCTTGTTATTGATATGCGTCCTAAAAAGATTGAGTTTTATGTGCAGTTTAACCAAACGAAGAAACCGCATGATAAGCAAAACGAATATGCACTTGAACTGATAAGAAGCATTAAAGCAGAGGTAAAAGACACTTTTCCTTTAGTCTATATTGGACCGGATACTAATAAAATGGAATTCTTTGGAGTTTATTCCGGTGCAAAATACTCTGAATTTGATGAGTTCAAAGATGATATGAGTGCGACTTTAGAAAAGATTTTTCCAATCGTAGAATCTGCAATTGACAAGATGAAAGAGAAGTATCCGGATTTTGTTGCAAGACGTTTCACACTGCATGAACAGGAGCAGATGATTAAGAAAATGTATGAGCGCTTCGAAAAATACAAACCGCTAGAAAAACTTGAAGAAGACCTGGAAGAAGAAGAGGATGTAAAACCAGAAGAAATTGAAGAGGGAATTATTGAAAAGCAACCGCTGAATCAAATTCTTTTTGGACCACCCGGAACTGGTAAAACGTACAATAGCATTAATAAAGCAATCCAAATCATATCACCTGATTTTGATTTTTCACAAGAAAGAAGAGCGGTAAAGCAAGAATACGACCGATTGGTGAAAGAAGGTAAAATAGTTTTTACAACCTTTCACCAGAGTATGAGTTATGAAGATTTTATAGAAGGAATAAAACCGGAAATAGAGGAAGATGAAGATGGAAAACGCAGTATTGTGTATGAAATACAGGACGGTATTTTCAAGAAGCTCGCACAGAAAGCAGCCGAAGCAAAACCGGACTCAGGAGCTCAAACAGCCGAATATGGGTTTGATGATGCTTGGGCAGAGCTAATTTCTGAAACAACAGCGATGCTTTCAAAAGATAAAGTTCTTGTCCTCCCAATACAAACCGCAGGAATGGGTATGAAAATGTTAGATGTTACAGCAAACGGAAATCTAAAAGTCCAACCTTCTAAATCAAATAGCAGGGATTATACTGTATCCTACAATCGCGTAAAGAAATTATATCTGGCATTACCTGATTTGTCTGCAGTAAAAAATATTGATAAAGAATTCAGGGGAGCTATTGGTGGTTCCAATTCCACGGCATATTGGGCAGTTTTAAATTATATAAATAACAAACTAAAAAACAATCAAAGCAATCAAAGCGCATCTGTCGAAAGTGTGCCATTATTTGTCTTGATTATTGATGAGATTAACAGAGGAAATGTATCCCAGATATTTGGAGAATTAATAACTTTGATTGAGGAAGATAAAAGAGCTGGAAATACAGAAGCCCTGCAGGTTACTTTGCCGTATAGTAAGTCCAAATTTGGTGTTCCGGGCAATCTTTACATTATTGGAACAATGAATACAGCAGATAGAAGTGTTGAAGCCCTTGATACTGCATTGAGACGAAGATTTTCATTTGAAGAAATGCCTCCAAAATATGATTTAGCGGGGTTGCAGGATGTTGTTCATGGGTTTGAATTGTACAGAATCATGCACACCATCAATAATAGGATTGAAAAATTGATTGACAGGGATCACAGCATTGGTCATGCTTATTTTCTAAACAAAAATGAAGAAACATTGTTGGAGTCATTCTACAAAAATATAATTCCTTTGTTACAGGAGTATTTTTTTGGTGATTACGGAAAAATCGGATTAATTTTAGGACAGGGATTTGTTAGAAGTGACAAAGAAGTATCCGAATTTGCGGATTTCGATTATGCGGATTTTCAGAACTATGCTGAAAAAGAAAGTTTTGAAATAGTGGATTACCGTATTAATCCAGATTATGAAATAATGTGGAAAGGTAACCGGGTAATAATGGATTTTGAGAAGGCAATTAAACTGTTAATGAAACAAGACATTGATTAG